DNA from Saccharomyces cerevisiae S288C chromosome V, complete sequence:
CGCCTTAACTACCACAGAAAGTGTACCACCCATTTGCCTTGAGGGATTGGTCTCCCTAGTCGATGATATGTTCGATCACATGAAGGACATTGACAGAGAAGAATTTGGCAGGCAAAAGAATGAAATGGAAATCTTAAAAAAGAGGGACCGTAAAACAGAGTTTATTGAATGTACCAATGCATTCAATGAAAAGCCCAAAAAGGGTATTCCGATGTTAATAGAAAAAGGTTTCATTGCTTCCGACTCCGATAAAGATATTGCGgagtttcttttcaataataacaaccgtatgaataaaaaaacaatcGGTTTGCTACTTTGCCATCCGGACAAAGTAAGCTTGTTGAATGAATATATTCgtttgtttgatttttcagGGTTAAGGGTCGATGAAGCTATTAGAATTTTGTTGACGAAATTTAGGTTGCCTGGTGAATCGcaacaaattgaaagaatcaTCGAAGCCTTCTCGTCTGCGTATTGTGAAAATCAAGATTACGATCCATCCAAAATCAGTGACAACGCGGAGGATGACATTTCTACTGTTCAACCAGACGCTGATtctgttttcattttaagTTATTCAATTATTATGTTGAACACTGACCTACATAACCCTCAAGTGAAGGAACACATGTCATTTGAAGATTACTCTGGTAACTTAAAGGGATGCTGTAATCACAAAGACTTCCCATTCTGGTATTTGGATAGAATTTACTGTTCAATCAgagataaagaaattgttaTGCCTGAAGAGCACCACGGCAACGAAAAGTGGTTTGAAGATGCTTGGAATAACTTGATATCTTCAACTACTGTTATAactgaaataaaaaaagacacACAATCTGTCATGGATAAATTAACACCCTTGGAGCTTTTGAACTTTGATAGAGCAATTTTTAAACAAGTTGGCCCAAGTATTGTCAGTACTTTATTCAACATTTACGTAGTTGCATCTGATGACCATATATCTACCAGAATGATAACAAGTTTGGACAAATGTTCCTATATTTCCGCATTTTTTGACTTCAAAGATCTCTTTAATGATATACTAAACTCCATTGCTAAGGGCACTACTTTGATTAATTCAAGCCATGACGATGAACTTTCAACTTTAGCTTTTGAATATGGCCCAATGCCACTGGTGCAAATTAAATTCGAAGACACTAACACTGAGATCCCGGTTAGTACAGATGCTGTTAGATTTGGTAGATCATTTAAGGGTCAACTAAATAcagttgtttttttccGGATTATTCGCAGGAACAAAGATCCTAAAATTTTCTCCAAGGAATTATGGTTAAACATTGTTAATATTATACTAACATTGTACGAAGACTTGATTTTGTCTCCTGATATTTTCCCTgatttacaaaaaagaCTGAAATTAAGCAACTTGCCTAAGCCATCTCCTGAAATTTCTATTAACAAGAGCAAAGAAAGCAAAGGTCTCTTATCAACATTTGCTTCTTATTTAAAAGGTGATGAAGAACCCACAGAAGAGGAAATcaaatcctcaaaaaaagCGATGGAGTGCATAAAGTCGAGTAATATTGCCGCCTCTGTCTTTGGAAATGAATCAAATATAACAGCGGATTTAATAAAAACTTTACTAGACTCCGCCAAAACTGAGAAAAACGCAGATAATTCCAGGTATTTTGAAGCAGAACTTTTATTTATCATCGAATTGACTATTGCATTATTTCTATTTTGCAAAGAGGAGAAAGAATTAGGAAAGTTCATActtcaaaaagttttccAACTTTCTCACACGAAAGGCCTCACGAAAAGGACTGTTCGTAGAATGCTAACatacaaaattttgttaatttcgTTATGTGCGGATCAGACGGAGTACTTGTCCAAATTAATAAACGATGAGCTGTTAAAAAAGGGGGATATTTTTacccaaaaattttttgcaaCTAATCAAGGTaaggaatttttgaagagaCTATTTTCATTGACCGAATCAGAGTTTTATAGAGGATTTTTACTAGGAAATgagaatttttggaaatttttaaGAAAAGTTACAGCAATGAAAGAGCAGAGCGAGAgcatttttgaatatttaaATGAATCGATCAAGACAGACAGCAATATTTTGACAAATGAGAACTTCATGTGGGTCCTAGGACTATTAGatgaaatttcatcaatggGTGCCGTTGGAAATCACTGGGAAATAGAATACAAGAAATTGACAGAAAGTGGTCATAAAATTGATAAGGAGAATCCATACAAGAAATCGATCGAATTATCATTGAAATCCATTCAACTAACATCACACTTGCTGGAAGATAATAACGATCTGCGTAAAAACGAGATATTCGCTATTATTCAAGCTTTGGCACATCAATGCATCAATCCGTGTAAGCAGATAAGTGAATTTGCAGTGGTAACGCTAGAGCAGACGCTCATCAATAAAATCGAAATTCCAACTAATGAGATGGAATCGGTAGAAGAATTAATTGAGGGCGGATTACTACCGTTGCTAAATTCGAGTGAAACACAGGAAGACC
Protein-coding regions in this window:
- the GEA2 gene encoding Arf family guanine nucleotide exchange factor GEA2 (Guanine nucleotide exchange factor for ADP ribosylation factors (ARFs); involved in vesicular transport between the Golgi and ER, Golgi organization, and actin cytoskeleton organization; GEA2 has a paralog, GEA1, that arose from the whole genome duplication) translates to MSDREFVTVDPVTIIIKECINLSTAMRKYSKFTSQSGVAALLGGGSEIFSNQDDYLAHTFNNLNTNKHNDPFLSGFIQLRLMLNKLKNLDNIDSLTILQPFLLIVSTSSISGYITSLALDSLQKFFTLNIINESSQNYIGAHRATVNALTHCRFEGSQQLSDDSVLLKVVFLLRSIVDSPYGDLLSNSIIYDVLQTILSLACNNRRSEVLRNAAQSTMIAVTVKIFSKLKTIEPVNVNQIYINDESYTNDVLKADTIGTNVESKEEGSQEDPIGMKVNNEEAISEDDGIEEEHIHSEKSTNGAEQLDIVQKTTRSNSRIQAYADDNYGLPVVRQYLNLLLSLIAPENELKHSYSTRIFGLELIQTALEISGDRLQLYPRLFTLISDPIFKSILFIIQNTTKLSLLQATLQLFTTLVVILGNNLQLQIELTLTRIFSILLDDGTANNSSSENKNKPSIIKELLIEQISILWTRSPSFFTSTFINFDCNLDRADVSINFLKALTKLALPESALTTTESVPPICLEGLVSLVDDMFDHMKDIDREEFGRQKNEMEILKKRDRKTEFIECTNAFNEKPKKGIPMLIEKGFIASDSDKDIAEFLFNNNNRMNKKTIGLLLCHPDKVSLLNEYIRLFDFSGLRVDEAIRILLTKFRLPGESQQIERIIEAFSSAYCENQDYDPSKISDNAEDDISTVQPDADSVFILSYSIIMLNTDLHNPQVKEHMSFEDYSGNLKGCCNHKDFPFWYLDRIYCSIRDKEIVMPEEHHGNEKWFEDAWNNLISSTTVITEIKKDTQSVMDKLTPLELLNFDRAIFKQVGPSIVSTLFNIYVVASDDHISTRMITSLDKCSYISAFFDFKDLFNDILNSIAKGTTLINSSHDDELSTLAFEYGPMPLVQIKFEDTNTEIPVSTDAVRFGRSFKGQLNTVVFFRIIRRNKDPKIFSKELWLNIVNIILTLYEDLILSPDIFPDLQKRLKLSNLPKPSPEISINKSKESKGLLSTFASYLKGDEEPTEEEIKSSKKAMECIKSSNIAASVFGNESNITADLIKTLLDSAKTEKNADNSRYFEAELLFIIELTIALFLFCKEEKELGKFILQKVFQLSHTKGLTKRTVRRMLTYKILLISLCADQTEYLSKLINDELLKKGDIFTQKFFATNQGKEFLKRLFSLTESEFYRGFLLGNENFWKFLRKVTAMKEQSESIFEYLNESIKTDSNILTNENFMWVLGLLDEISSMGAVGNHWEIEYKKLTESGHKIDKENPYKKSIELSLKSIQLTSHLLEDNNDLRKNEIFAIIQALAHQCINPCKQISEFAVVTLEQTLINKIEIPTNEMESVEELIEGGLLPLLNSSETQEDQKILISSILTIISNVYLHYLKLGKTSNETFLKILSIFNKFVEDSDIEKKLQQLILDKKSIEKGNGSSSHGSAHEQTPESNDVEIEATAPIDDNTDDDNKPKLSDVEKD